In the Hordeum vulgare subsp. vulgare chromosome 7H, MorexV3_pseudomolecules_assembly, whole genome shotgun sequence genome, one interval contains:
- the LOC123407072 gene encoding G-type lectin S-receptor-like serine/threonine-protein kinase At2g19130, producing the protein MSIQLGWQLCLTVETAVIYCSMTRPLSNHPVLAASASATSRDPLQFIMHILIDTALLLFLYISACSAATSDTILSGQALAVNDKLVSNNGRYALGFFETNSSKSSQGTTNWYLGMWFNTVPKFTSAWVANRDKPIKNITSSELTISQDGNLVILNRSTKSIIWSTQANIKRNSTTAMLLNNGNLILTDSSNSSEVLWQSFDHPTDTFFPEAKLGWDKLTGLNRRIVSWKNSINPATGVYRYELDHSGANQLFVGPLSSSAPYWYSGAWNGKYFELMPEMAENKIWRSKFVDTRHEKYYTYSLAQAKRITHHVIDVSGQVKVFVWNERSQYWQNVFAQPRSPCDVYSICGPYTICNDNAALNCDCMKGFTITSPKDWELGDRTGGCSRKTLLDCISNKNTTHTTDNFHSVPCVGLPQNAANVEAAKSANECAQFCLNNCSCTAYSFSNSGCSIWHNELLNIRQLECSGILGQLRLSAKDIQSLETLHLRLSAKDIQSLENNRKRIAIGVATGIGVCALGLFGLSILVIIWRNKRKSSGRILNDGCNGIIAFRYTDLLRATKKFTEKLGRGSFGSVFKGLINDSVSIAVKRLDGAYQGEKHFRAEVSSIGAVQHINLVKLVGFCCEGSRRLLVYEYMPNLSLDVHLFQNNSTVLSWTARYQIALGVARGLAYLHESCRDCIIHCDIKPENILLDASFLPKIADFGMAKLLGRGHSRVLTTVRGTAGYLAPEWITGVAITPKVDVYSYGMVLLEIISGRRNSCGPCTTDGDLDVYFPVHATHKLLEGDIESLLDQKLDGNVNLDEAELVCKVACWCIQDKEVARPTMGEVVQILEGLVDIRMPPIPRLLQAIGGSSHST; encoded by the coding sequence CCAAGCACTCGCCGTCAACGACAAACTCGTCTCCAACAACGGCAGGTACGCGCTTGGCTTCTTCGAAACAAACAGCAGCAAGTCCTCCCAAGGCACCACCAACTGGTACCTCGGCATGTGGTTCAACACGGTCCCCAAATTCACTTCTGCATGGGTCGCAAATAGGGATAAGCCAATCAAGAACATCACCTCATCGGAGCTCACAATCTCCCAGGATGGCAACCTTGTCATCTTGAACCGGTCCACCAAGTCCATCATCtggagcacacaagcaaacatcaAAAGAAATAGCACCACTGCTATGCTGTTGAATAATGGGAATCTCATCCTAACAGACTCATCAAACTCATCAGAAGTTTTGTGGCAGAGCTTTGATCACCCCACAGATACATTTTTCCCAGAGGCAAAACTTGGATGGGACAAGCTCACAGGCCTGAACCGTCGTATTGTTTCTTGGAAGAACTCAATCAACCCAGCTACTGGTGTGTATCGTTACGAGTTAGACCATAGTGGTGCCAACCAGTTATTTGTTGGACCGCTGAGCAGCTCTGCACCATATTGGTACAGTGGTGCATGGAACGGCAAGTACTTTGAATTGATGCCAGAGATGGCAGAAAACAAGATCTGGAGATCAAAATTTGTCGACACCCGCCATGAGAAGTACTACACATATAGCTTAGCTCAAGCAAAGAGGATTACTCATCATGTAATTGACGTCTCGGGCCAAGTAAAAGTGTTCGTTTGGAACGAGCGCTCACAATATTGGCAGAATGTCTTCGCCCAACCAAGAAGTCCATGTGATGTCTATTCAATTTGTGGACCTTACACAATTTGCAATGATAATGCGGCTCTAAACTGCGACTGTATGAAGGGCTTCACCATCACATCCCCCAAGGATTGGGAGTTAGGAGATCGAACTGGTGGGTGCTCGAGAAAGACTTTGTTAGACTGCATTAGCAACAAAAACACAACACATACCACAGACAACTTCCACTCCGTGCCATGCGTTGGGTTGCCCCAGAATGCCGCAAATGTAGAAGCTGCCAAAAGCGCGAATGAGTGTGCACAATTTTGCCTGAATAATTGCTCTTGCACCGCGTATTCCTTCAGCAATAGTGGATGTTCTATCTGGCATAATGAACTACTCAACATAAGACAACTAGAATGTAGTGGCATTCTGGGGCAGCTTCGCCTTTCTGCTAAAGATATCCAAAGTTTGGAAACTCTTCACCTTCGCCTTTCTGCTAAAGATATCCAAAGTTTGGAAAATAACAGAAAAAGGATTGCCATTGGAGTCGCAACTGGTATAGGCGTTTGTGCTCTAGGTTTATTCGGACTCAGCATCCTAGTAATTATTTGGAGAAACAAAAGGAAGAGCTCTGGCCGCATACTGAATGACGGTTGTAATGGAATCATTGCATTTAGATACACTGATTTACTCCGTGCAACGAAAAAATTCACAGAGAAGTTGGGGAGAGGCAGCTTTGGTTCTGTATTTAAGGGGCTTATAAATGACTCAGTTTCCATAGCAGTGAAGAGGCTTGATGGTGCTTATCAAGGAGAGAAGCACTTTAGAGCTGAAGTGAGCTCGATTGGAGCTGTTCAGCACATCAATTTAGTTAAGCTTGTTGGTTTCTGTTGTGAGGGTTCTAGGAGATTACTTGTTTATGAATACATGCCAAACCTCTCCCTTGACGTCCATCTATTTCAAAACAATTCCACTGTGTTGAGTTGGACTGCTCGTTATCAGATAGCCCTGGGAGTTGCCCGAGGGTTAGCCTACTTGCATGAGAGCTGCCGAGACTGCATCATACACTGTGATATTAAGCCAGAAAACATACTGCTTGATGCTTCATTCCTTCCAAAAATTGCAGACTTTGGGATGGCAAAGCTTCTAGGAAGGGGTCATAGCCGAGTTTTGACTACAGTCAGAGGAACTGCAGGGTACCTTGCACCTGAATGGATTACTGGTGTTGCTATTACACCAAAAGTTGATGTTTATAGTTACGGGATGGTGTTGCTGGAAATAATATCTGGAAGGAGGAACTCATGTGGACCATGTACGACTGATGGCGATCTTGATGTTTATTTCCCTGTGCATGCCACACATAAGCTTCTTGAAGGAGACATCGAGAGTTTGTTAGATCAGAAGTTAGATGGTAATGTCAATCTTGATGAGGCTGAGCTGGTTTGCAAGGTTGCATGTTGGTGCATCCAAGATAAGGAGGTTGCTCGACCAACAATGGGAGAGGTGGTTCAGATTCTTGAGGGTCTAGTTGATATCAGAATGCCCCCAATACCAAGACTTCTTCAAGCTATTGGTGGAAGCTCGCATTCAACATGA